In a genomic window of Chitinophagaceae bacterium:
- a CDS encoding DUF2007 domain-containing protein has protein sequence MKIVKLTSCETSFEANLIKGRLENEGIQCFLTNENFNTMMPIFGSISGGGIHLMIHEQDFERAKSIIDTDESE, from the coding sequence ATGAAAATCGTCAAACTAACCAGTTGTGAAACCTCTTTTGAAGCCAATCTTATAAAGGGAAGGCTTGAAAATGAAGGGATCCAATGTTTTCTTACTAATGAAAATTTCAATACTATGATGCCCATTTTTGGTTCTATCTCCGGTGGGGGTATTCATTTAATGATACACGAACAGGATTTTGAAAGAGCTAAGTCTATTATTGATACGGATGAAAGTGAGTAG